TACATTTTCTTTTAGGTATTTCATTTTTGCACCATATTCTTCAGGTAAACAATACCCTGTAGTATCTGGAATGTTTAATACCGTAGCTCCAGCTTTGATTACCGCTTCACAAACTTGTGCTAAATAATCGTTATCCGTTCTTCCTGCATCTTCGGCATAAAATTCAACATCTTCTACAAACGATTTAGCATATTTTACGGAATCAACAGCACGTTCTATAATTTTTTCTCTAGTTGAATTAAATTTATGTAGAATATGAGAATCTGATGTTCCAATACCTGTATGAATTCTTGGTTTTTTAGCATATTTTAATGCTTCAGCAGCAACTTCAATATCTTTTTTTACAGATCTTGTTAATCCGCAAACAGTAGCATTCTTTATTAATTTTGAAATTTCTTCAACCGATTTAAAATCACCTGGACTAGAAACGGGGAAGCCTGCTTCGATAATATCAACACCTAACTCGTCTAAACGTTCTGCAATAACTAACTTCTGTTCTGTATTTAGCTTACATCCAGGGACTTGCTCTCCGTCTCTTAGTGTGGTGTCGAATATTTGGACTTTATCTTTGCTCATTTTTTAATGATATATTTCTTTATTATTTAACGAATTTATATTTTGCTGTGCTTTTTAAAGCGAAATATAATGTATTTTTACAATGCTTAACCAAAGCGTGAGGTATTTAAAATACTGATAATAAGAGGTATATCACTTTATTTGTTACAATGACTAGCCAGCAAAAAGATAATTTATTTGTTTTAGTAAAATCACTATCAAAATCAGAAAAAAGACAATTTAAGCTTTATGTTGGTCGACTTGGTGGTAATACTGATTCTAAGTTTTTGGCTTTGTTTAATTTGCTTGACAAATTAAACAAATATGATGAGAAGTCTATTCTAAAAAGTGATATCGTAAAAAAGGCACAACTCTCTAATTTAAAGGCCCACCTGTACAAGCAAATTTTAATTAGTCTACGGTTAAATCCGCTTCATCAAAACACTAGAGCTCAGATAAGAGAACAGCTTGATTTTGCTACCATACTTTATCATAAAGGGTTATATAAACAGAGCTTAAAATTATTAGATAAAGCTAAAAATACAGCTATTGATAATGAAGAGAAAATATTGGCCTATGAAATTGTAGAGCTTGAAAAAGTAATTGAGTCGCAATATATTACACGGAGTCTTAGTAATCGTGCTGATGAGCTTACTGAACAGGCAAAGATGCTGAGTATTCAAAATACTATAACCAGTAAATTGTCAAATTTATCCTTACAACTTTATGGTATTTTATTAAAGTCTGGGTATGCTAAAAACAATGCAGAATATCAAGAAATTACAGATTATTTTAATGCGAGAATGCCAAGTTTTAAGCTTTCCGAATTGGGATTTAGAGAAAAATTATGGTTGTATAAATCGCATTTATGGTATAGTTTTTTAATCCAAGATTTTTTAAATTCTTATAAATATGCCACCAAATGGGTTGATTTATTTATGAAAAATGACAGTATGATTCGTTTAAATCCGGTGTTCTTTTTAAAAGGGTATCACTATTTATTGGAATCACTTTTTTATACCCAATACGATTCTAAATTTAAAAAAGCCTTAGCTAAGTTTGAAATTATAATTGCAGATAAGGACTTGTTGCCAAATGAGGATAATGTAAATGTGTTGAGCTTTATGTATCTGTATAGCAATAAACTAAATTTACACTTTTTGGAAGGTACCTTTAAAGAGGGGTTGCCTTTAGTTGATGAAATTTTAAAAGGAATAAAACTTTATAAGGATAGAATAGATAGTCATCATGTCATGGTGTTTTATTACAAAATTGCGAGTTTGTATTTTGGTGCTGGAAACTGTAGAAAATGTATAGAATATTTAGATAAAATCATCCATAATAAATCCTTAGAAATGCGTGAAGATTTACTCTGTTTTTCAAGGGTATTAAGTTTATTTGCACATTATGAGGTTGGTTTAGATTATCATTTAGAAGTACAATTGAAGAGTACTTACAAGTTTTTGCTGAAGATGAATGAACTCAATGAGGTGCAAAAAGAAATGATTAAATTTTTAAGAACCATAGGGGATGTATATCCGCATGAATTCAAAAAAGAATTTATAAAGTTACATACTACATTGAAAAAATATGAAGATGATCCTTACGAACGAAGGGCATTTCTGTATCTAGATATTGTTTCATGGTTAGAGAGTAAAATAGAAAATAAGCCCATAGACGAAATTATACAAGCAAAATTTAGATTAGCAAAACGCTAGTATTATTAGGTACAGCTGTTCCAAACCGGTTCGTTGGGTGTTTCACTTACTATAGAAATTAATTCTTTACTTACGGGGTGTGTAAATGCTATAGCTTTGGCGTGTAAACTGATTCCGCCATCTGGGTTACTTCTTTTTGCACCATATTTTAAATCACCTTTAATAGGGCTTTTAATTGCTGCTAATTGAGCTCTAATTTGATGATGACGTCCGGTTTCTAAATCTACTTTTAGCAAGAAATAATTATCTAACGTCTTAATAAGTTGATAATGAAGAATTGCTTTTTTAGCCTCTGGTGTCGGATTAGGAAAGGTGGTTGATTTATTGTTTTTAGGATTTTTTTTCAAGTAGTGTATCAAGGTGTCCTTTTCCTTTTCAGGCTTATTTTTTACAATGGCCCAATAAGTTTTCTTAATTTCTTTATCGCGAAGCATTTTATTAAGACGTTCTAAGGCTTTTGAAGTTCGTGCAAAAATAACAATTCCACTTGTTGGTCTATCTAAACGATGCACTACGCCTAGAAAAACATTTCCCTTTTTTTGATATTTAATTGCAACGTATTGCTTTACAATTTCACTCAGGGGTGTGTCGCCAGTTTTGTCTCCTTGAATAATATCCCCAACGCGTTTATTCACGATAATAATATGATTATCTTCGTGTAAAACTTGTAAATTGTCTTTGGTGGATTTCACTTTATAAAAATTATTTTACTGCTACTTTTTTTTTACTCCTCTTGCGATGCAATCATTGTATTTAATTCGCCAATATATTCTAGCAGTTCTTCTTTCCCATCTTTTCCTGTTGCGGAGGTTACAAAAGCTCTAGGGATAGCTCCCCAACCAGCTTCTAACATTTTCTTTTCAAATAGTTTTAAGTTTTTGTGAATCGCACCCGGTTTTAGTTTGTCTGATTTCGTAAAGACAAGCATAAACGGAATTTCATGCTCTCCTAAAAAACGCATAAATTCTAGATCTACTTTTTGCGGTTCGTGTCTGCTGTCAACTAAAAGAAAAGTACAAACGAGTTGTTCTCTTTTTAGGAAATATTCAGTTATAAACTCTTGAAAAACTTTACGTTTACTTTTGGAAACTTGGGCATAGCCATAACCAGGTAAATCTACTAAAAACCATTCGTCATTAATTTTAAAATGATTGATTAGTTGCGTTTTTCCAGGTCTTCCTGAAGTTTTAGCCAATTTGTTTTGATTGACTAACATGTTAATCAATGAAGATTTTCCTACGTTAGATCTTCCGATAAAGGCATACTCTGGAATTTGATCTGTAGGACATCTTTTTATGTCTGTATTGCTAATAACAAATTCAGCGGTTTTAATTTTCATATTTCAAAAATCAATTTATAAGTACTATCAGGAAGTATCGTTATTTAATGAGGGTAGCAGATGTATGTCTTACAACTTCTCTTGATTTAACCATGCTTCCAAATGCTCATTGAACTTGTCTGGGTGCTCCATCATAGGGGCATGTCCACATTTGTCAATCCAATATAGTGTAGAATTTGGGAGTAGTTGATTAAACTCTTTAGCAACTTCAGGAGGTGTAACCTCGTCGTTTTTACCCCAAATTAATCCTGCTGGTAACTTCATTTTAGGCAAGTCTTTTGCCATGTTATGACGTATAGCACTTTTGGCAATGGCTAATGTTCTAATCAATTTGTTTCTGTCGTTTATGCTTTCATATACTTCATCAACAATTTCTTTTGTAGCCACTTTTGGGTCATAAAAAACACTTTCGGCCTTGTTTCTTATGTATTCATAATCACCTCTTTTTGGGTAGCTTTCACCCATAGAGTTTTCGTATAAACCAGAACTTCCAGTTAGCACAATTCCGTCAACTTTTTCTGGATATTGCTTTGTGTAGTAAAGTGCAATATGACCACCAAGAGAATTGCCTAATAAAATATAATTATCGAGTTTTTTATGCTCGGTAAATGATTTAATAAATTTTGCCAGATTTTTTACATTAGTTTTTAGTATTGGAAGCTTATAAATAGGTAATTCTGGCATTAAAATTTTATACCCTTTTTTGGAAAAATATTCAAAAACTTTATCGAAGTTACTTAGGTTACCCATCAATCCGTGTAAAATAATGATAGGTCTTCCTTCGCCAGCTTCTAAGTAATTAAATTTCCCTTCTTCCTTGTATTCGTATCCCATTAAAAATTGGTTTGTTGCGTTATTGACAAAAATAATGATTTTGGATTAAAGTACTGCAATTCTTTAAAATGATCTATCATTTATTGCCAAAAAAATGAACAAAAAATTTAAATGCTTATCAATCAATGCAATAAATTTCAAGATATAAAGTTATTAACAAAGTGGTAAAAAATGGTAAAAAGTGGTAAAAATCTGTATATTTGTGCTTAAATATTGCATCAAGTGGTAAACCTGATTGGGACATACGAATGTAAGGCCGATAAAAAAGGTCGGTTAATGTTGCCATCTCAGCTTAAAAAACAACTGAATTCTGTTATAGATGAAGGTTTTGTGATTAAGCGAGCGGTGTTTCAACCCTGCCTTGAAATTTACCCAATGAGTGAATGGAATGTGCTAATGCAAAAAGTGAACAAGCTGAATAGGTTTGTGAAAAAGAACAATGATTTTATAAGAAGGTTTACGGCTGGTGTAAAAATGGTCGATTTAGATGCTTCTGGCCGGTTATTAATACCGAAGGACTTGCATTCTTTTGCAAGTATTTCTAATGAAGTAGTGTTGTCTTCAGCTGTGAATATTATTGAGATTTGGGATAAGGATAGTTATGAGAAAGCAATTGATGATGCTACGGGAGATTTTGCTCAATTGGCAGAAGATGTGATGGGTGGCGAAAATGACATTCCAGATGAGTTATCATAATCCTGTATTGCTTACTGAAAGCATCGATGGTCTAGAAATAGAGCCTAATGGCATATATGTAGATGTTACATTTGGTGGAGGTGGTCATTCTAAAGAGATTTTGAGAAGGTTAGGTCCTGAAGGTAGGCTTTTTGCTTTTGATCAAGATGAAGATGCATTGCTGAATACTATTGATGATGATCGATTTGTGTTAATTCATGAGAATTTTAGATATGCTTCGCGATTTTTAAGGTTTTATGGTGTTAAAAAGGTAGACGGAATTTTAGCTGATTTAGGTGTTTCGTCACATCAGTTTGATGTTGCTGAACGAGGGTTTTCTACTCGTTTTGATGCTGAATTAGATATGCGAATGCATCAAAAAGCTAAAAAATCTGCTTATAAGATTATCAATCAATACAGTGAAAAGAGGTTGGGCGAAATTTTGTTTATGTATGGCGAGTTGAGAAACTCAAAAGCATTGGCAAAGGAGATTGTTGAAAGTCGAAAAAATGAACCAATTAAAACTAGTTTTCAGTTAAAAGAGGTTTTAAAAAGGTTTTTACCAAACAGTAAAGAACATAAAATTTTAGCTCAGATTTTTCAAGCAATTAGAATTGAAGTTAATGAGGAGTTAGATGTGTTAAAGGAGTTTTTATTACAGACTCAAGATTTGTTAGAAGAGGGTGGTAAGTTAAGTGTGATTTCCTATCACTCGTTAGAGGATAGGTTGGTAAAGAGATATATCAGAAGTGGTTTGTTTGAGGGTGAGCCTGAAAAGGATTTTTATGGAAATTATTCTGTTCCATTTAAAAAGGGAAAATTAATAGTGCCATCCGCAAAAGAGATTAAAGAAAATAATAGAGCACGAAGTGCAAAACTTAGAATAGCAACAAAGTTATAGATGGCTAAGGTGAAGCAAACTTTATATAACATTTTAAAAGGTAAGTTTTTAGTAGACGAAGGTGCACCTAAAACGTGGTACATGCTTGTCTTTTTAGCGGGACTCGCTTTGTTTATGATTGCAAGTTCTCATGCTATTGATAAAAAAGTGCAAGAAATAGCTGTTTTAAATAAGGAAATGCGTGAAAAGCGTGACGTTTTTATAGCAACAAGGTCTCAGTTGATGAAACTTAAAATGGAGTCGTCAATAGTGTCAAGGTTAGAGGAAAGAGGTTTGTTTATGCCTGAGAATCCACCGAAAAAAATAATGGTAAAATCAGAGTAAAAAATTGGCAATAGAAAAAAAGAACATATTAAATAGATTGTATTTGTTAGCTGGTGCTATGTTTTTGTTCGCATTGGCCATTACGTACAAAGTTATTGATATTCAGTTTATTCAGGGTGATTTTTATAAGGAAAAGGCGGAGAGTCTTACCGTGAAAGATTTTGTAATAAAGGCGAATAGAGGTAATATATATTCTTCAGATGGAAGTCTTTTGGCAACCTCTGTTTCGCGATTTGATATTAAAATGGATGCTGTGACAGTGTCTAAGGAAAATTTTGAAAAAAATATAAAAGGACTAAGTAAATCCTTGTCTCAAATGATTGGAAAATCGGCTAGCTATTGGGAGAATTACATACGTAAGGGTAGAAAAACGGATAGTAGGTATATGCCAATTACTCGTAATCTGGGATATAATGACTATTTGAAAATTAAAAGCTTTCCTATGTTCAATTTAGGAACGTACAAAGGAGGGATTATTACAGAGCAACGTACGGTGCGAGAGCATCCCATAGGCAAAATAGCAGAGCGAGCAGTAGGATATGATGATGGTAGAGGAAGAGTGGGTATAGAAGGTAATTTTTATGAGTTTTTAAGAGGGAAAAATGGTAAACGTTTAAAGCAAAAAATTGCAAAAGGACAATGGAAGCCGTTAAATGATAATAATGAGGTAGAGCCAATTGATGGTAAAGATGTTATCACTACGATAGATTTAGATATTCAAGATGTTGCTCATCATGCGTTGTTAAGTCAGCTACAGAAATTTGAAGCTGAACATGGAACTGTGGTGGTTATGGAAACTAAAACGGGTGAAATTAAAGGGATATCGAATTTAGGTCGAAATAAGGAGGGTAATTATTATGAACGATTAAATTATGCGGTAGGTGAATCGCATGAGCCAGGTTCTACCTTTAAGTTAATGAGCTTGATGGTAGCTTTAGAAGATAAGGTTATTGATACATCTACAGTTATAGATACAGATGATGGAACTTATAAAGTGTATAACAGAACGGTGCGTGATTCGCATCGAGGTGGTTATGGTAAGATTTCTGCAGGTCGCGTTTTTGAATTGTCTTCAAATGTTGGTGTGGTAAAAATTATAGAGAAGTATTATAAAGATAATCCTCAGAAATTTATTGATGGTTTAAATCGAATGGAAGTGGGTTATAAATTAGATGTACCTATCAAAGGAGAAGGGGTGCCAACATTGCCAAATCCAAATGATAAAGAACATTGGTTTGGAACTTCTTTGGCTTGGATGGCCTATGGTTATGGTGTGCATATAACACCATTACAGACATTGGCAATTTATAATGCCGTAGCAAATAATGGTGAGATGGTAAAGCCACGATTTATAAAGGAAATAAGAAATCAAAATAATGTTGTTAAAACATATGATAAGGTAGTTATTAACCCGAAAATAGCATCTCAAGCCACCATTGACAAGATGAAAGTGCTAATGAAAAATGTTGTTAAAAAAGGTACTGCTACAAATATTTACAATAAGAATTATGAATTGGCGGGTAAAACAGGTACGTGTCAAACTGAATATTGGACAGATAATACACAGTATATAGCCTCTTTTGCAGGTTATTTTCCAGCTGATAATCCTGAGTATTCATGCATTGTGGTAATTCACAAGCCTAATAAGAAAATCGGATACTACGGTAATGTAGTTGCGGCACCTGTGTTTGAGCAAATCGCTCATCAAATATATACAAAAACACCTGTAATGGATGAGGTGAGTGGTTATAAACAGAGCCCTGAGATGATAGTTGAGAATTTTGATAGCTATAATGTTAAGGCGAATAAAAAATATGAAACCATGCCTAATCTTAAAAATATGAATGGGATGGATGCTGTAGCCTTATTGGAGAATTTAGGATTAACAGTGGTTTTTAAGGGTACAGGAAAAGTATTGAATCAGTCCTTGAAAGCAGGTCAAAAATTTGATAAAACTAAAATAATAGAATTAACACTTTCGTGAAAAAGTTAAAAGACATATTGTATAGAGTAGCTGTTGAAGCGGTATATGGGAGTACCGATATTGACATAAACACCCTTGTTTTTGATTCTCGAAAAGTGACAGCAAACGATGTTTTTATAGCCATTAAAGGAACAGTAGTTGATGCTCATCAATACATTTCTTCAGTAATTTCTCAGGGAGCTACTGTTGTTGTGTGTGAAGATTTACCTGAAAATTCACAAGATAATGTTGTTTTTATTGTGGTGAAAGATTCGCAAGAAGCCTTGGCGATCATGGCTGATAATTTTTATGAAAATCCTTCTAGAGAATTAAAATTGGTAGGCGTTACTGGTACTAATGGAAAAACAACCGTTGCAACATTGCTTTATAATTTGTTTAAAAAGGCAGGGTTTAAAGTGGGATTGTTATCAACTGTAAAAGTATTGGTTGATGATCAAGAGTTTCCGGCAACACATACAACTCCAGATTCATTAACCATCAATACATATTTACGAGCGATGGTTGAAAATGGTGTTACGCATTGTTTTATGGAGGTAAGTTCGCATGGAATTCATCAAAAACGAACAAAAGGATTGCATTTTACAGGTGGTATTTTTACCAATTTATCACATGATCATTTAGATTATCATAAAACGTTTGCGGAATATAGAGATATAAAAAAATCATTTTTTGATGAATTACCAAAAACGGCTTTCGCTTTGGTAAATATTGATGATAAGAATGGTAATGTAATGCTTCAAAACTGTGAGGCAAAGAAATATAGTTATGCTTTAAAAACGGTTGCAGATTATAAAGCGAAGATTTTAGAGAACCAACTAGGTGGATTGCTCTTGACTATAAATACACATGAAGTTTGGTCTAAGCTCATCGGTACTTTTAATGCTTATAATCTTTTGGCAATTTATGCTACTGCAGATTTAATGGGGTTAGAGTCTATAGAGAATTTAAGGTTGCTCAGCGAATTAGAGAGTGTAAGTGGAAGGTTTCAATACTTGATTTCTGAAAGTGGAATAACGGCAATTGTTGATTATGCCCATACGCCAGATGCTTTAAAAAATGTATTGGAAACCATAGGTGCTATTAGAACTAATAATGAAAAGGTAATTACTGTAGTAGGTTGCGGTGGTGATAGAGATAAGACAAAGCGGCCAAAAATGGCACATATAGCTACGCAATTATCCAACCAAGCCATTTTTACTTCTGATAATCCTAGAAGTGAAAATCCACAAACGATTATTGAGGAAATGGAAGCTGGTGTAGAACCTCAAAATTTTAAAAAATACATATCTATTGTAGATAGAAAACAGGCTATTAAAACGGCAAGTGCCATGGCTGAAAAAGGAGATATTTTATTGATAGCGGGTAAAGGTCATGAAGCTTATCAAGAAGTGAATGGGGTAAGAGCTCATTTTGATGATTATGAAATCATCACAGAAACATTAAAGGAATTACAAAAATAAAAACAACAGCATATAGATGTTATATTACTTATTTGACTATTTAGATAAACATTACCAGCTTTCTGGTGCGGGATTATTTCAATTTATCTCCTTCCGTTCAGCCATGGCATTTGTGTTTTCTTTATTGATATCTACCATTTTTGGTAGAAGGATTATCGATAAGTTAAGACGTCTTCAAGTTGGTGAAACTGTAAGAGATTTAGGACTAGATGGTCAAGTTCAAAAAGCGGGTACGCCAACCATGGGTGGTATAATAGTGATATTGGCAACATTGTTACCTGTTTTGTTATTTGCGAAATTAGATAATGTATACATCATCATTTTAGTGGTTTCTACCGTTTGGATGGGACTCATTGGTTTTATTGACGATTATATAAAAGTATTTAAAAAGAATAAAGACGGTTTAAAAGGAAAGTTTAAGGTTTTAGGACAAGTTGGTTTAGGTGTTTTTGTAGGGCTGATGCTTTATTTTTCTCCACAGGTTGTCATCAAAGAAAAAATAAACGGTCCGGCAATTGTACAAACACAGGAGTTTCAAACTGCAAATCCTTCAGCCTTATTTGGTAAGGAAACGAAGTCGTTGAAAACAACTATTCCGGGAGTAAAAAATAATGAATTTGACTATTCAAAACTAGTAAGTTGGATGGGAGATGGGTATGAAAAATATGCTTGGATTCCTTTTGTGCTGATGGTAATATTAATTATAACAGCGGTCTCAAATGGAGCAAATCTAACTGATGGTGTTGATGGTTTAGCAGCAGGTACTTCCTCCATAATTGTATTGGCCTTGGGGGTTTTTGCTTGGGTTTCTGGTAACATTATTTTCGCTAGTTATCTGAATGTGATGTATATACCCTATTCAGGTGAAATGACCATTTTTATTAGTGCTTTCGTAGGTGGACTTATCGGGTTTTTATGGTACAATACCTATCCTGCACAAGTATTTATGGGAGATACGGGTAGTTTAACGGTTGGGGGTATAATTGCAGTAATTGCAATTTCTGTGCGAAAGGAATTATTAATTCCTATTCTGGCGGGTATCTTTTTAGCTGAGAATTTATCAGTGATTATTCAGGTAAGTTATTTTAAATATACTAGAAAGAAATATGGAGAAGGAAGAAGAATATTCTTAATGTCGCCTTTGCATCATCATTATCAGAAAAAGGGATATCACGAGAGTAAAATTGTTGTCCGTTTTTGGATTGTGGGAATCATGTTAGCTGTATTGTCAATAATCACATTGAAAATAAGATAAGATGAAAAAGATAGTAGTGCTTGGTAGTGGTGAAAGTGGTGTGGGGACAGCAATGCTTGCTAAAAAAAAAGAGTATTCAGTTTTTGTTTCTGACAAAGGAACAATAGCTGATAAGTATAAAAAAGTTCTTTTACACAATGATATTGTTTTTGAAGAAGGAAAGCATACCGAAGGTAAAATATTTGATGCTGATGTAGTGATGAAGAGTCCTGGAATTCCAGATAAGGTAGCTCTTATACAAGAGTTATTGAAAAGGAATATTCCTATAGTATCAGAAATTGAATTCGCCTCCAAATATACGGATGCTATGCTGGTGGGTATTACGGGTAGTAATGGTAAAACAACAACGACCATGCTAACCAACCATATCTTAACAGCAGAAGGGTTAAATGTAGGTATGGCAGGTAATATTGGCGATAGTTTTGCATTGCAAGTGGCAAATGAAACTTATGATAAGTATGTATTGGAGTTGAGTAGTTTTCAGTTAGATGGAATCGTTGATTTTGCACCGCATATTGCAGTGATCACCAACATTTCACCAGATCATTTAGATCGATATGATTACAAATATGAAAATTATATCAATTCTAAATTTAGAATTACCAAGAATCAGACAGCGGAAGATTTTTTGATCTATGACGCCGATGATGAAGCCATTGAAAATTGGCTTAAAAACAATAAAGTAAAAGCACAGTTACTACCTTTTTCATTAGAGAAATCATTTGATAAGGGAGCGTACATAGAAGACGATAATATTATAATTAACACTAATTCAAACCTATTTACAATGAGTATAGCAGCATTAGCATTACAAGGTAAACACAATACAAAAAATGCTATGGCATCGGCCATGATAGCAAAATTACTAGGTGTGCGTAACAATACGCTTAGAGAGAGTTTAGAAGACTTTGATAGTGTTGAGCACAGGTTAGAACCGGTCTTAAAGATTAATGGTGTCCAATATATTAACGATTCAAAAGCTACCAACGTAAATGCTGCTTATTATGCGTTGGAGAGTGTTAGAACTCCTATAGTTTGGATTGTGGGTGGTACGGATAAGGGTAATGACTATACGTCATTATTGCCTTTGGTAAGAGAAAAAGTAAAAGCCATAATCTGCTTGGGATTAGACAATTCAAAAATTATAGAAACTTTTGGTAATGTAGTTGATTTTATGATAGAAACTGCTGGTGCAGAAGAAGCTGTAAAGGTGGCTTATAAAGTTTCTGAAAAAGGTGATACAGTGTTGTTAGCACCTGCTTGTGCAAGTTTTGATTTATTTGAAAATTATGAAGATAGAGGTAGACAATTTAAAGATGCGGTTAGACAATTGTAGATGACAAAAGTATTAAGAAATATAAGTGGAGACAGAACCATTTGGGCTATTATTACAGTATTGGCAATTTTTTCCTTTCTCCCTGTGTATAGTGCCAGTACTAATCTAGTAGGTGTAGTCGGAACCGGCACCACCCTAGGGTATTTGCTTAAACACGCTATGCTATTGGTCCTTGGTTTTGTAATCATTTATGCAACACATAAAATTCCGTATAGATATTTTAGTGGCCTTTCGGTGCTGTTAATTCCGGTGGTTTTAGTGTTGTTAATTTATACTTTATTTCAAGGGAAAACAATTAGTGGTGTAAATGCGAGTAGGTGGATAAATATTCCATTTGTTGGTATTGGTTTTCAAACTTCAACGTTGGCAAGTGTTGTGGTAATGATGTTTACAGCTAGGTATTTGGCTAGAAATAGAGAGAAGAAAATCTTTTTTAAAGACAGTCTATTCCAATTATGGATTCCTGTAGGTATTGTGTTGGCATTAATATTGCCCGCTAACTTTTCAACCACTGCAATCATTTTTGCAATGGTTTTATTAGTGGCTTTTTTAGGAGGTTATCCCATCAAATTTATAGGAGCTATTTTAGGTTCGGGTATTTTAATATTTACCATATTTATTCTTTCGGCAAAGGCATTTCCTGAGACTTTTAAAAATAGTAGAATCAAAACTTGGACTGC
The nucleotide sequence above comes from Aureibaculum algae. Encoded proteins:
- a CDS encoding penicillin-binding protein, whose protein sequence is MAIEKKNILNRLYLLAGAMFLFALAITYKVIDIQFIQGDFYKEKAESLTVKDFVIKANRGNIYSSDGSLLATSVSRFDIKMDAVTVSKENFEKNIKGLSKSLSQMIGKSASYWENYIRKGRKTDSRYMPITRNLGYNDYLKIKSFPMFNLGTYKGGIITEQRTVREHPIGKIAERAVGYDDGRGRVGIEGNFYEFLRGKNGKRLKQKIAKGQWKPLNDNNEVEPIDGKDVITTIDLDIQDVAHHALLSQLQKFEAEHGTVVVMETKTGEIKGISNLGRNKEGNYYERLNYAVGESHEPGSTFKLMSLMVALEDKVIDTSTVIDTDDGTYKVYNRTVRDSHRGGYGKISAGRVFELSSNVGVVKIIEKYYKDNPQKFIDGLNRMEVGYKLDVPIKGEGVPTLPNPNDKEHWFGTSLAWMAYGYGVHITPLQTLAIYNAVANNGEMVKPRFIKEIRNQNNVVKTYDKVVINPKIASQATIDKMKVLMKNVVKKGTATNIYNKNYELAGKTGTCQTEYWTDNTQYIASFAGYFPADNPEYSCIVVIHKPNKKIGYYGNVVAAPVFEQIAHQIYTKTPVMDEVSGYKQSPEMIVENFDSYNVKANKKYETMPNLKNMNGMDAVALLENLGLTVVFKGTGKVLNQSLKAGQKFDKTKIIELTLS
- a CDS encoding RluA family pseudouridine synthase, which encodes MKSTKDNLQVLHEDNHIIIVNKRVGDIIQGDKTGDTPLSEIVKQYVAIKYQKKGNVFLGVVHRLDRPTSGIVIFARTSKALERLNKMLRDKEIKKTYWAIVKNKPEKEKDTLIHYLKKNPKNNKSTTFPNPTPEAKKAILHYQLIKTLDNYFLLKVDLETGRHHQIRAQLAAIKSPIKGDLKYGAKRSNPDGGISLHAKAIAFTHPVSKELISIVSETPNEPVWNSCT
- a CDS encoding alpha/beta fold hydrolase; this encodes MGYEYKEEGKFNYLEAGEGRPIIILHGLMGNLSNFDKVFEYFSKKGYKILMPELPIYKLPILKTNVKNLAKFIKSFTEHKKLDNYILLGNSLGGHIALYYTKQYPEKVDGIVLTGSSGLYENSMGESYPKRGDYEYIRNKAESVFYDPKVATKEIVDEVYESINDRNKLIRTLAIAKSAIRHNMAKDLPKMKLPAGLIWGKNDEVTPPEVAKEFNQLLPNSTLYWIDKCGHAPMMEHPDKFNEHLEAWLNQEKL
- the yihA gene encoding ribosome biogenesis GTP-binding protein YihA/YsxC, coding for MKIKTAEFVISNTDIKRCPTDQIPEYAFIGRSNVGKSSLINMLVNQNKLAKTSGRPGKTQLINHFKINDEWFLVDLPGYGYAQVSKSKRKVFQEFITEYFLKREQLVCTFLLVDSRHEPQKVDLEFMRFLGEHEIPFMLVFTKSDKLKPGAIHKNLKLFEKKMLEAGWGAIPRAFVTSATGKDGKEELLEYIGELNTMIASQEE
- a CDS encoding FtsL-like putative cell division protein, yielding MAKVKQTLYNILKGKFLVDEGAPKTWYMLVFLAGLALFMIASSHAIDKKVQEIAVLNKEMREKRDVFIATRSQLMKLKMESSIVSRLEERGLFMPENPPKKIMVKSE
- the mraZ gene encoding division/cell wall cluster transcriptional repressor MraZ, whose protein sequence is MVNLIGTYECKADKKGRLMLPSQLKKQLNSVIDEGFVIKRAVFQPCLEIYPMSEWNVLMQKVNKLNRFVKKNNDFIRRFTAGVKMVDLDASGRLLIPKDLHSFASISNEVVLSSAVNIIEIWDKDSYEKAIDDATGDFAQLAEDVMGGENDIPDELS
- a CDS encoding UDP-N-acetylmuramoyl-L-alanyl-D-glutamate--2,6-diaminopimelate ligase, which codes for MKKLKDILYRVAVEAVYGSTDIDINTLVFDSRKVTANDVFIAIKGTVVDAHQYISSVISQGATVVVCEDLPENSQDNVVFIVVKDSQEALAIMADNFYENPSRELKLVGVTGTNGKTTVATLLYNLFKKAGFKVGLLSTVKVLVDDQEFPATHTTPDSLTINTYLRAMVENGVTHCFMEVSSHGIHQKRTKGLHFTGGIFTNLSHDHLDYHKTFAEYRDIKKSFFDELPKTAFALVNIDDKNGNVMLQNCEAKKYSYALKTVADYKAKILENQLGGLLLTINTHEVWSKLIGTFNAYNLLAIYATADLMGLESIENLRLLSELESVSGRFQYLISESGITAIVDYAHTPDALKNVLETIGAIRTNNEKVITVVGCGGDRDKTKRPKMAHIATQLSNQAIFTSDNPRSENPQTIIEEMEAGVEPQNFKKYISIVDRKQAIKTASAMAEKGDILLIAGKGHEAYQEVNGVRAHFDDYEIITETLKELQK
- the rsmH gene encoding 16S rRNA (cytosine(1402)-N(4))-methyltransferase RsmH, which encodes MTFQMSYHNPVLLTESIDGLEIEPNGIYVDVTFGGGGHSKEILRRLGPEGRLFAFDQDEDALLNTIDDDRFVLIHENFRYASRFLRFYGVKKVDGILADLGVSSHQFDVAERGFSTRFDAELDMRMHQKAKKSAYKIINQYSEKRLGEILFMYGELRNSKALAKEIVESRKNEPIKTSFQLKEVLKRFLPNSKEHKILAQIFQAIRIEVNEELDVLKEFLLQTQDLLEEGGKLSVISYHSLEDRLVKRYIRSGLFEGEPEKDFYGNYSVPFKKGKLIVPSAKEIKENNRARSAKLRIATKL